One region of Rattus norvegicus strain BN/NHsdMcwi chromosome 13, GRCr8, whole genome shotgun sequence genomic DNA includes:
- the Pfkfb2 gene encoding 6-phosphofructo-2-kinase/fructose-2,6-bisphosphatase 2 isoform X10, producing MPSRYSLWNLCVMILMSLLPIFWDLSFIKVMNVGQRFLVNRVQDYIQSKIVYYLMNIHVHPRTIYLCRHGESEFNLLGKIGGDSGLSLRGKQFAQALKKFLEEQEIQDLKVWTSQLKRTIQTAESLGVTYEQWKILNEIDAGVCEEMTYSEIEQRYPEEFALRDQEKYLYRYPGGESYQDLVQRLEPVIMELERQGNVLVISHQAVMRCLLAYFLDKGADELPYLRCPLHIIFKLTPVAYGCKVETITLNVEAVDTHRDKPTHNFPKSQTPVRMRRNSFTPLSSSNTIRRPRNYSVGSRPLKPLSPLRALDMQEGADQPKTQVSIPVV from the exons TCCTGATGTCATTGCTGCCAATATTCTG GGACCTCTCGTTCATAAAGGTGATGAATGTAGGCCAGAGGTTTCTGGTCAACAGAGTTCAGGACTACATCCAGAGTAAGATTGTCTACTACCTGATGAACATCCATGTCCATCCTCGCACCATCTATCTGTGCCGGCACGGAGAGAGCGAATTCAATCTTTTGGGAAAGATTGGGGGTGACTCTGGCCTTTCGTTGCGAGGAAAGCAG TTTGCTCAGGCTCTGAAGAAGTTTCTGGAGGAACAGGAGATCCAGGACCTCAAAGTGTGGACAAGCCAGTTGAAGAGGACAATTCAGACTGCTGAGTCTCTTGGGGTGACCTATGAGCAATGGAAGATCCTAAATGAGATTGATGCT GGCGTGTGTGAGGAGATGACTTATTCGGAGATCGAACAACGGTATCCAGAGGAATTTGCACTTCGAGATCAAGAGAAGTATCTGTATCGATATCCTGGTGGGGAG TCATACCAGGACCTGGTGCAGCGGCTGGAGCCTGTGATCATGGAGCTGGAGCGGCAAGGCAACGTCCTCGTTATCTCTCACCAGGCTGTCATGCGCTGCCTCCTGGCCTACTTCTTGGATAAAGGCGCAG ATGAGTTGCCGTACTTGAGGTGCCCCCTCCACATCATCTTCAAACTTACTCCTGTGGCCTATG GTTGCAAAGTGGAAACAATTACACTGAATGTGGAAGCTGTGGACACACATCGTGACAAGCCAACT CACAACTTCCCCAAGAGCCAAACCCCTGTAAGGATGAGAAGGAACAGCTTTACGCCTCTGTCCAGTTCGAACACAATAAGGCGTCCAAGAAATTACAGTGTTGGGAGCCGACCCCTCAAGCCCCTCAGCCCTCTCCGTGCCCTGGATATGCAAGAAGGGGCGGACCAGCCGAAGACCCAAGTCAGCATTCCGGTGGTGTGA
- the Pfkfb2 gene encoding 6-phosphofructo-2-kinase/fructose-2,6-bisphosphatase 2 isoform X9 — MILNFAKQNAFKVFFVESVCDDPDVIAANILEVKVSSPDYPERNRENVMEDFLKRIECYKVTYQPLDPDNYDKDLSFIKVMNVGQRFLVNRVQDYIQSKIVYYLMNIHVHPRTIYLCRHGESEFNLLGKIGGDSGLSLRGKQFAQALKKFLEEQEIQDLKVWTSQLKRTIQTAESLGVTYEQWKILNEIDAGVCEEMTYSEIEQRYPEEFALRDQEKYLYRYPGGESYQDLVQRLEPVIMELERQGNVLVISHQAVMRCLLAYFLDKGADELPYLRCPLHIIFKLTPVAYGCKVETITLNVEAVDTHRDKPTHNFPKSQTPVRMRRNSFTPLSSSNTIRRPRNYSVGSRPLKPLSPLRALDMQEGADQPKTQVSIPVV; from the exons TCCTGATGTCATTGCTGCCAATATTCTG GAGGTAAAAGTGTCAAGCCCTGACTACCCCGAAAGGAATAGGGAGAATGTGATGGAGGACTTCCTGAAGAGAATTGAGTGCTACAAGGTCACTTACCAGCCCCTTGACCCAGACAACTATGATAA GGACCTCTCGTTCATAAAGGTGATGAATGTAGGCCAGAGGTTTCTGGTCAACAGAGTTCAGGACTACATCCAGAGTAAGATTGTCTACTACCTGATGAACATCCATGTCCATCCTCGCACCATCTATCTGTGCCGGCACGGAGAGAGCGAATTCAATCTTTTGGGAAAGATTGGGGGTGACTCTGGCCTTTCGTTGCGAGGAAAGCAG TTTGCTCAGGCTCTGAAGAAGTTTCTGGAGGAACAGGAGATCCAGGACCTCAAAGTGTGGACAAGCCAGTTGAAGAGGACAATTCAGACTGCTGAGTCTCTTGGGGTGACCTATGAGCAATGGAAGATCCTAAATGAGATTGATGCT GGCGTGTGTGAGGAGATGACTTATTCGGAGATCGAACAACGGTATCCAGAGGAATTTGCACTTCGAGATCAAGAGAAGTATCTGTATCGATATCCTGGTGGGGAG TCATACCAGGACCTGGTGCAGCGGCTGGAGCCTGTGATCATGGAGCTGGAGCGGCAAGGCAACGTCCTCGTTATCTCTCACCAGGCTGTCATGCGCTGCCTCCTGGCCTACTTCTTGGATAAAGGCGCAG ATGAGTTGCCGTACTTGAGGTGCCCCCTCCACATCATCTTCAAACTTACTCCTGTGGCCTATG GTTGCAAAGTGGAAACAATTACACTGAATGTGGAAGCTGTGGACACACATCGTGACAAGCCAACT CACAACTTCCCCAAGAGCCAAACCCCTGTAAGGATGAGAAGGAACAGCTTTACGCCTCTGTCCAGTTCGAACACAATAAGGCGTCCAAGAAATTACAGTGTTGGGAGCCGACCCCTCAAGCCCCTCAGCCCTCTCCGTGCCCTGGATATGCAAGAAGGGGCGGACCAGCCGAAGACCCAAGTCAGCATTCCGGTGGTGTGA